The Altererythrobacter sp. Root672 genome includes a window with the following:
- a CDS encoding virulence-associated E family protein, whose translation MKRLPVTLANVRYLLDANGIELGYNVIKKQLSSRRGSTDLEECDLQSLANLNGLGSNQFLDFVGTLARRNPSNPVADWIDSQPWDGTDRLEALYATVEVQEDYPIYARNFLLRRWLLSCVAAALEPSGFKARGVLVFQGEQGVGKTSWIARLVPAPMTAEWVKLDHHLDAHNKDSIFGAVTHWVVEVGELDSSFRKDVARIKGFLTNSIDKLRLPYARSPIEMDRRTVFAGTVNEWNFLIDPTGNSRWWTIPVTKLDFGHDIDTQQVFAQLAVDYRNGEQWWLNRPEEDLLASLNIAHQSVSVIEERILERIDQADKKPRSMTASKVLEELGFRNPSNAQAKEAGAVLRSIYGPPKRIQGIMKWRVSLLEVDMATWQAAEADVIY comes from the coding sequence TTGAAACGTTTGCCGGTTACGCTGGCGAATGTCAGGTACCTACTCGACGCCAATGGCATCGAGCTGGGCTACAACGTCATCAAGAAGCAGCTGAGTAGTCGGCGCGGGTCCACGGACCTCGAAGAATGCGATCTGCAAAGCTTGGCTAACCTGAACGGCCTGGGTTCAAACCAGTTTCTCGATTTCGTCGGGACGCTGGCAAGACGCAACCCGAGCAACCCGGTAGCCGACTGGATCGACAGTCAGCCATGGGACGGTACCGACCGGCTCGAAGCCCTCTACGCAACCGTAGAGGTGCAAGAGGATTACCCGATCTACGCCCGGAACTTCCTTCTCCGACGCTGGCTGCTCAGCTGCGTGGCGGCAGCCTTGGAGCCTTCGGGGTTCAAGGCTCGCGGCGTCCTAGTGTTCCAGGGCGAGCAAGGTGTGGGGAAGACGAGCTGGATTGCCCGGCTGGTACCCGCTCCGATGACCGCAGAGTGGGTCAAGCTCGACCATCACCTCGACGCCCACAACAAGGACTCGATCTTCGGAGCGGTGACGCACTGGGTCGTGGAGGTCGGTGAACTCGATAGTTCGTTCCGCAAGGACGTCGCCCGCATCAAGGGCTTCCTTACGAACAGCATCGACAAGCTACGGCTCCCCTATGCCCGATCACCGATCGAAATGGATCGGCGGACGGTGTTTGCAGGGACCGTAAACGAGTGGAATTTCCTGATTGATCCGACCGGGAACAGCCGCTGGTGGACGATCCCCGTCACTAAGCTCGATTTCGGGCATGACATCGACACACAGCAGGTCTTTGCCCAGCTCGCAGTCGATTACCGAAACGGCGAGCAATGGTGGCTGAACCGCCCCGAAGAGGACTTGTTGGCCTCTCTCAACATCGCACATCAATCGGTGAGCGTGATTGAAGAACGCATCCTCGAACGGATCGACCAGGCCGATAAAAAGCCGCGTTCGATGACCGCCAGCAAGGTACTTGAGGAACTCGGCTTCCGGAACCCGTCCAACGCGCAAGCGAAGGAGGCCGGGGCCGTGCTTCGCTCGATCTACGGGCCGCCCAAGCGAATCCAGGGCATTATGAAGTGGCGGGTGTCCCTGCTCGAAGTCGATATGGCGACTTGGCAGGCCGCCGAGGCCGACGTGATCTACTAG
- a CDS encoding LysR family transcriptional regulator — protein sequence MDTLRLIWLEAFVEAVDRGSYSKAAKVLDCDPGGASRYVLSLGEWLGPQLTHSGTTCLTLAGERFIPVAREVVSLLREARNAHRSPKPSPAPVLAKDLKI from the coding sequence ATGGACACGTTGCGGCTAATTTGGCTGGAAGCGTTTGTGGAAGCAGTCGATCGCGGAAGTTACTCCAAAGCCGCGAAGGTGTTGGACTGCGACCCAGGGGGTGCAAGTCGGTATGTTCTCAGTTTGGGGGAATGGTTGGGGCCGCAGCTAACCCACTCCGGTACGACGTGCCTCACGCTTGCAGGTGAGAGGTTCATCCCTGTGGCGAGAGAAGTGGTGTCGCTCCTTCGAGAAGCGAGGAACGCGCACAGGTCACCGAAGCCTTCCCCTGCGCCTGTTTTGGCCAAGGACCTCAAGATTTAG
- a CDS encoding DUF805 domain-containing protein produces the protein MIDNEALQSIEKLHQMNASGIISDEEFAQAKQRLLQGNQPRPTAKVASATPARTASASFDEHFAWMTLPLRRYFQFEGRSSRKEFWMFMLLTNAVALVLSAVFVADTDMWGQIGAIGMLAALVLGLGILGVLIPFIAVQVRRFHDQDKSGWFVLINLIPYLGVLIVLGFMLVPGVEGDNEYGPDPRK, from the coding sequence ATGATCGATAACGAAGCTCTTCAGAGCATCGAGAAACTGCATCAGATGAACGCCAGCGGTATCATCTCCGACGAAGAGTTCGCACAGGCCAAACAACGGCTTCTGCAAGGGAACCAGCCGCGCCCGACAGCAAAGGTCGCTAGCGCTACACCAGCCAGAACTGCCTCAGCTTCCTTCGATGAGCACTTCGCCTGGATGACCCTGCCCTTGCGGCGGTACTTTCAGTTCGAGGGCCGCTCATCCCGCAAGGAGTTCTGGATGTTCATGCTACTCACCAACGCCGTGGCATTAGTGCTGTCGGCAGTGTTTGTGGCCGACACGGACATGTGGGGGCAAATCGGAGCTATCGGGATGCTCGCGGCGTTGGTCCTGGGTCTCGGGATCTTGGGCGTGCTCATCCCTTTCATCGCCGTCCAGGTCAGGCGGTTCCACGATCAGGATAAGTCCGGCTGGTTCGTCCTCATCAACCTGATCCCGTACCTTGGGGTGCTGATCGTCCTCGGCTTCATGCTCGTGCCGGGTGTCGAAGGGGACAACGAGTACGGCCCCGATCCGCGAAAATAG
- a CDS encoding helix-turn-helix domain-containing protein translates to MQFLDALKSFVIDHVFLPLLVDDFAKGGPKASKNEIHSPWSDESHFGSVWWMDVRTRLATNMKALRKARGWSQEALADEAGLDRTYVSGIERKVKNPTITVIERIAVALGCPLGELLD, encoded by the coding sequence ATGCAGTTTCTCGATGCTCTGAAGAGCTTCGTTATCGATCATGTATTCCTCCCGTTGCTGGTGGATGATTTCGCCAAAGGTGGTCCCAAGGCAAGCAAAAATGAGATTCATAGTCCGTGGTCTGATGAATCACATTTCGGTTCAGTCTGGTGGATGGATGTTCGCACTCGCCTGGCCACAAACATGAAAGCGTTGCGGAAGGCTCGCGGCTGGTCGCAGGAAGCCTTGGCCGATGAGGCTGGCCTCGATCGAACCTACGTCAGCGGCATCGAGCGGAAGGTAAAGAATCCCACCATCACCGTTATAGAACGGATCGCCGTAGCGCTGGGTTGCCCGCTAGGGGAATTGCTCGACTAG
- a CDS encoding helix-turn-helix domain-containing protein: protein MPNDATEQHIGARVTEAREYLELSTAELADMVGVETAEIEVIEAGQAQVSAAMLAEIGTALGRGIEFFTCDVPVQKAAERTEFLARAAETLSDQDMGELQRFATYLRFRSESAAA from the coding sequence ATGCCTAACGACGCGACTGAGCAACACATCGGCGCTCGTGTTACGGAAGCTCGCGAGTATCTTGAGCTGTCAACGGCAGAGCTTGCCGACATGGTTGGTGTGGAAACGGCAGAGATCGAAGTGATCGAAGCCGGCCAAGCTCAGGTCAGCGCGGCGATGCTTGCCGAGATCGGCACGGCTTTAGGACGCGGCATCGAATTTTTCACGTGTGACGTGCCGGTTCAGAAGGCTGCCGAACGAACCGAGTTTCTGGCTCGAGCAGCTGAAACATTATCGGACCAAGACATGGGCGAACTGCAACGCTTCGCGACCTATCTCAGATTTCGGTCGGAAAGCGCTGCTGCTTGA